Proteins from a genomic interval of Colletotrichum higginsianum IMI 349063 chromosome 6, whole genome shotgun sequence:
- a CDS encoding Pol polyprotein: MSPVEIYFDDIFTKFATWEEEWAFVKDHLLPRLVWAMVRLSRKKISLGMTSIVAMGWTHSIGGVTTIKPSRIAKLLEWPVPKSQTEVRSFLAATGPCRQWMKNCAEIARPLHRLTGSVPWKWGSTEALAFRLLKDLMSKTVELHGISIGHPIQLYSDASKYAGGCVVMQMQDAGLVPVLYDSFLLTKSQRNYGTYKRELLAIVEFCRRHSHFLRTEKPSTIFTDHKPITWFLSSSNHHGIYARWVTELRMLNVEIEYIQGRRNAAADALSRTIFPSYDCHDDDLEALGSVSEEGEWTWKDGAGGYEEMIRNAIAGRPAADEMADAIRTLLPLKSTALKSTAQIDRLEPEQIPIAASHSELQTDPTLSALTASMKKWLDEPWYMYVCRFLIGRLEGIDNHALAAMASKSRSFSIHDGILMHTSFCWAHPVKSASASEAIPVLTQWMDTIGTSPQVIYPDAGGAFVSREFKLAMNARSVEVTPAPAKSHKSVGMIETHIRLVVDLITKEILAGKFPPEDWDLHWMDSLKAVNRRWIQSVGFSPTEILMGIPPTDDISTAPIQCADRELPLPDQLADAAVAHMATIEYHRRMVNISQDARNAARLAKHDQRVSTPFRKGTPEISIPNQPPPNQIIPAQRTSQLGIDPRLVEDKYWHNHPHQKLLGEIAARDLDGLDTQDLISKLLATPANEIVYLGNELNPVWIEAKKRYRESLTMAPQHNAKKKSGSKSKNATSKVAKSKKPALAPPCPPSRR, translated from the exons ATGTCACCGGTCGAAATCTACTTCGACGACATCTTCACCAAATTCGCCACCTGGGAGGAAGAATGGGCCTTTGTCAAAGATCACCTGTTGCCCCGATTGGTGTGGGCAATGGTACGATTGTCAAGAAAGAAAATCAGCCTGGGGATGACCTCAATCGTGGCGATGGGTTGGACCCATTCGATTGGAGGCGTGACAACCATCAAACCCAGCCGGATCGCCAAACTGCTTGAGTGGCCGGTGCCCAAATCGCAGACGGAGGTGAGGTCATTCTTGGCTGCAACCGGACCGTGTCGGCAATGGATGAAGAATTGTGCCGAGATCGCAAGACCTCTACATCGGCTCACCGGATCTGTCCCTTGGAAATGGGGATCTACAGAGGCGTTGGCCTTCAGGTTGCTCAAGGACCTGATGTCGAAAACAGTGGAGTTGCACGGCATCTCGATCGGTCACCCAATCCAGTTGTACTCTGACGCTTCGAAATACGCCGGTGGTTGCGTGgtgatgcagatgcaggaTGCCGGTCTGGTTCCTGTGTTGTACGATTCCTTTTTGTTGACGAAATCCCAACGAAATTATGGCACATACAAACGGGAGCTCCTAGCCATTGTCGAGTTCTGTCGACGACACAGCCACTTCCTACGCACTGAGAAACCATCGACCATCTTCACAGATCACAAGCCCATTACGTGGTTTCTGTCATCATCCAACCACCACGGCATCTACGCCCGTTGGGTCACCGAGCTGAGGATGCTCAACGTGGAGATCGAATACATCCAAGGTCGTCGCAATGCAGCGGCTGATGCATTGTCCCGGACAATTTTCCCCTCATACGACtgccatgatgatgatttGGAGGCGTTGGGTTCCGTCTCAGAGGAGGGCGAATGGACGTGGAAAGACGGAGCTGGTGGATACGAGGAAATGATCCGCAACGCAATCGCCGGGCGGCCTGCCGCCGATGAGATGGCCGACGCAATCCGAACCTTGTTGCCATTGAAATCGACCGCGTTGAAGTCGACTGCACAAATCGATCGCCTGGAGCCAGAACAAATCCCCATTGCAGCCTCCCATTCCGAATTGCAGACTGACCCCACCCTGTCGGCATTGACCGCATCAATGAAGAAATGGTTGGATGAGCCATGGTACATGTATGTTTGCAGATTCTTGATTGGGAGATTGGAGGGCATCGACAACCATGCATTGGCCGCGATGGCATCGAAGTCCCGGTCCTTTTCGATCCACGACGGGATCCTGATGCACACCTC ATTTTGCTGGGCGCACCCTGTGAAATCGGCTTCAGCCTCCGAAGCGATCCCAGTCCTGACCCAATGGATGGACACCATCGGCACATCACCTCAAGTCATATATCCGGATGCCGGTGGTGCATTTGTCTCCCGCGAATTCAAGTTGGCAATGAACGCCCGGTCGGTTGAGGTGACGCCAGCACCAGCAAAATCCCACAAGTCCGTTGGGATGATTGAGACGCACATCCGCCTGGTCGTGGACCTGATCACAAAGGAGATTCTTGCCGGCAAATTCCCTCCTGAAGACTGGGACCTGCATTGGATGGACAGCTTGAAGGCCGTCAATCGCAGGTGGATCCAATCTGTTGGGTTTTCACCAACGGAGATATTGATGGGCATCCCGCCAACTGACGACATCTCCACGGCGCCCATTCAATGTGCCGATCGAGAGTTGCCGTTACCAGATCAATTGGCAGATGCAGCTGTGGCACACATGGCAACAATCGAGTACCATAGACGGATGGTCAACATATCTCAGGACGCACGCAACGCCGCCAGATTGGCAAAACACGACCAACGAGTCTCTACACCATTCCGAAAAG GCACCCCCGAGATTTCCATTCCCAACCAACCACCGCCCAACCAAATCATCCCTGCGCAACGAACATCACAACTCGGAATCGATCCCAGACTTGTCGAGGACAAGTACTGGCACAACCATCCTCACCAGAAGCTACTCGGGGAGATCGCGGCCCGCGATCTGGATGGGCTGGACACGCAAGATCTGATTTCTAAGTTGTTGGCGACCCCAGCTAATGAAATCGTCTACCTTGGCAACGAGCTCAACCCAGTTTGGATCGAGGCAAAGAAACGATATCGAGAATCTCTCACCATGGCTCCCCAACACAATGCCAAGAAGAAAAGCGGCAGCAAATCGAAGAACGCCACATCGAAGGTTGCGAAATCGAAGAAACCCGCGTTGGCCCCCCCgtgccccccctcccgacgatga
- a CDS encoding LIM domain-containing protein: MALPRESSFMPAIKCSSCGLQVEISMMGEHICSGPGAEPSPPPPRSDSIGSYGQPPPLDNTKYGRMAPPTLDTSAANLPYSRQDQLTPISTSTGSISISPKTPNSQAHGRSDDYFQPQIANDYNSNQQSRRPGGYGGFDDGDDFGSDQMYPNEQRKQAPSLLQRMNTIAPGPFEMGKRPGGARAAAKNAFTPARQDSLTPEDNMAGDRPLTSASNNSSISSGSSNAGGIAPPRLPRKNGYGGFGPPGTTPDEIEPEAFVTRAGTFPRPNESAELHVRTPSAPGTRSDRLRGSPGPGEHERKPSMGPDTSRPPPPRKSLLRPTTAGRDGAPPVDLANEFGAANPYHTPSASTSSGASLFSHGRQASSQSSSQSSPANPRSRRNPSDVNNLDNLMNDIESSMAAMHSPKDEMPPPPPPKPAAQSQPSRRAPPSVDLRNDPAIQGSRPRARSPLATPDYDPRNPMDRYNQHERQPSDVRSVSSPPRNRPSRGNCKSCGDAIKGKSISSADGRLTGRYHKTCFVCTTCREPFSSAEFYVHNDRPYCELHYHKLNGSLCGTCGRGIEGQYLEDEERVKYHVGCFRCGDCGMSLSNGYFEVKGKAYCERDAWRRMQPAPRMGNGEQRGRSPGGLAPGGPGQGGRRPSNGQSGMRPPVGLPRGQRMAPGAGLAPPMPRMNKRMTRLGMM, encoded by the exons ATGGCCTTACCACGGGAGTCGAGCTTCATGCCGGCCATCAAATGCTCGTCATGCGGCCTGCAAGTCGAAATCTCCATGATGGGCGAGCATATCTGCAGCGGCCCGGGTGCAGAGC CATCACCACCCCCGCCTCGCTCAGACAGCATAGGTTCATACGGCCAACCGCCCCCTCTTGACAACACCAAGTACGGCCGAATGGCACCTCCTACGCTGGATACCAGTGCCGCAA ACCTGCCATATTCGCGGCAAGACCAGCTCACCCCTATAAGCACCTCGACAGGATCAATCAGCATCTCACCCAAAACCCCCAACAGCCAGGCTCATGGCCGCTCGGATGACTACTTCCAACCGCAAATAGCAAACGACTACAACTCGAACCAGCAATCTCGACGCCCCGGGGGCTATGGGGGAttcgacgacggagacgactTCGGGTCGGATCAGATGTACCCGAACGAGCAAAGGAAACAAGCACCGAGCCTCCTTCAACGTATGAACACCATCGCCCCCGGACCTTTCGAGATGGGCAAGCGACCCGGCGGCGCGCGCGCGGCTGCAAAGAACGCATTCACCCCGGCCAGGCAGGACTCGTTGACGCCCGAGGACAACATGGCTGGCGACCGACCACTAACCTCAGCATCGAACAACTCTTCCATATCTTCTGGGAGCAGCAACGCCGGCGGTATCGCGCCCCCAAGACTGCCGAGGAAGAACGGCTATGGAGGATTCGGGCCGCCGGGAACGACGCCGGATGAAATCGAGCCCGAGGCCTTCGTCACCCGAGCGGGGACCTTCCCGCGCCCAAACGAGTCTGCTGAGCTACATGTGAGGACGCCCTCAGCGCCCGGCACTCGGTCGGACAGGTTGAGGGGGTCACCGGGACCCGGCGAACACGAGAGAAAGCCGTCGATGGGACCAGAtacctcgaggccgccgcccccgaggaAGAGTTTGCTGCGTCCGACGACAGCTGGGAGGGACGGAGCGCCGCCAGTCGATCTGGCCAACGAGTTTGGTGCTGCGAACCCGTACCacacgccgtcggcctcgacgtcgtctgGTGCCTCCTTGTTCAGTCATGGCCGCCAGGCCAGCTCCCAGAGCAGCTCCCAATCCAGCCCTGCGAACCCGCGCTCACGACGGAACCCCTCCGACGTGAACAACCTGGACAACTTGATGAACGATATCGAGTCGTCGATGGCCGCCATGCACTCCCCCAAAGATgagatgccgccgccccctcccccgaaACCCGCGGCGCAGTCGCAACCCAGTCGGCGTGCGCCACCTTCGGTGGATCTTCGAAACGACCCCGCGATCCAGGGCAGTCGACCGCGGGCGAGGTCACCACTAGCGACGCCGGACTACGATCCCCGCAACCCGATGGATCGCTACAACCAACATGAGCGTCAGCCCAGTGATGTGCGGAGTGTTTCATCACCGCCCCGCAACCGCCCGTCGCGAGGAAACTGCAAGTCTTGCggcgacgccatcaaggGCAAGAGTATCTCTTCGGCCGATGGCCGTCTGACCGGACGCTACCACAAGACCTGCTTCGTCTGCACGACCTGCCGCGAGCCCTTTTCGTCGGCCGAGTTTTACGTCCACAACGACCGGCCCTACTGCGAGCTTCACTACCACAAGCTCAACGGCAGCCTGTGCGGTACGTGCGGACGCGGCATCGAGGGCCAGTACttggaggacgaggagcgcGTCAAGTACCACGTCGGTTGCTTCCGATGCGGCGACTGCGGCATGTCCTTGTCAAACGGGTACTTTgaggtcaagggcaaggcGTACTGCGAACGGGACGCCTGGCGCCGCATGCAACCCGCCCCGCGGATGGGCAACGGCGAGCAGCGAGGACGTTCGCCGGGTGGTCTCGCTCCCGGCGGCCCCGGGCagggcggccgccgccccagcaACGGCCAGTCCGGCATGAGGCCGCCCGTTGGCCTCCCGCGTGGTCAGAGGATGGCTCCCGGTGCCGGACTCGCTCCGCCGATGCCTCGCATGAACAAGCGCATGACGAGACTCGGCATGATGTAA
- a CDS encoding Interferon-induced gtp-binding protein mx2 — translation MASHETDRGSTTPGPDSAGFLDDARFSQTFTLPSGPGRPHPFRVTYSDYGHRDPEGPSRERVLLFCGPLMGSRLLHVAKDALAKKHGVRVIHPDRPGFGGTTPVSAADRVRVWLEIVPALLRHLGILHVSVASHSAGAIYALNTLLHLRHILSPARPYAALITPWVHPSRSGVLLMTAASGLPEAVLGKFHALALFSQRNIAPVAGFSSGILSGLTPGLEAVSKFLPSLQTSPAVVEESERLPVAVVSENARMAAFEEAVWKQLIGKVFAESVQGLSEDLILLLKRAAHPEYWGSWKDYDEFVALLAEGERNLGAGVVSDGARLEVEVFWAAEDNLIGTGDGPKWFNDCWGAERRGDRIDFASHIVPGADHDGIVELGFDVMERIFRHVAGTGGDAHSGSSNVAVSSSQVEEAAVRGASCPNPS, via the exons ATGGCTTCACACGAGACCGATCGCGGCAGCACGACCCCGGGCCCGGATTCCGCAGGGTTCCTTGATGACGCCCGTTTCAGCCAGACTTTCACCCTGCCCTCCGGTCCCGGTCGACCGCACCCATTCCGGGTCACGTACAGCGACTACGGCCACCGGGACCCGGAGGGCCCATCACGAGAACGCGTTCTCCTCTTCTGCGGCCCGCTCATGGGCAG CCGCCTCCTCCACGTCGCCAAGGACGCCCTCGCGAAGAAACACGGCGTCAGGGTCATCCACCCGGACAGgcccggcttcggcggcacCACGCCGGTGTCCGCCGCAGACCGCGTCCGCGTCTGGCTCGAGATCGTGCCGGCCCTGCTGCGCCACCTTGGCATCCTCCATGTGTCTGTTGCCTCGCAcagcgccggcgccatctACGCGCTCAACACCCTGCTCCACCTTCGCCACATCCtctcgcccgcccgcccgtACGCGGCGCTCATCACGCCGTGGGTCCACCCGTCTCGCTCGGGCGTCCTGCTCATGACTGCCGCGAGCGGGTTGCCGGAGGCCGTGCTGGGCAAGTTCCACGCActcgccctcttctcccagcGCAACATCGCGCCCGTGGCCGGGTTCAGCAGCGGCATTTTGAGCGGCTTGACGCCTGGTCTCGAAGCCGTGAGCAAGTTTTTACCGTCGCTGCAAACGAGTCCGGCGGTCGTcgaggagagcgagaggctgcccgtcgccgttgtGAGCGAGAACGCACGTATGGCCGCTTTCGAAGAGGCAGTCTGGAAGCAGCTCATCGGGAAGGTGTTTGCGGAGAGCGTGCAGGGCCTCAGCGAGGACCTCATCCTGCTGCTGAAGCGGGCGGCGCATCCGGAGTACTGGGGCTCGTGGAAGGACTACGACGAGTTCGTCGCCCTCCTGGCCGAGGGGGAACGGAACCTGGGCGCCGGCGTGGTGTCGGATGGCGCGAGGCTGGAGGTCGAGGTGTTTtgggcggcggaggacaACCTGATCGGCACCGGAGACGGACCGAAGTGGTTCAACGACTGCTGGGGGGCTGAACGACGCGGTGACAGGATCGACTTTGCGAGCCACATCGTTCCCGGGGCCGACCACGACGGCATTGTAGAGTTGGGTTTTGATGTCATGGAGCGGATATTCCGCCATGTGGCCGGGACTGGTGGAGATGCGCACTCGGGTTCGTCAAATGTGGCAGTGAGTTCTTCTCAAGTGGAGGAGGCCGCTGTCCGGGGCGCATCATGTCCGAACCCAAGTTAG
- a CDS encoding Ureidoglycolate hydrolase: MPPPTKLTSPLSLVVTAEPLARGPFAPFGDVIENPHPDVLPSATLPPAVSASFSAVPANQGTAIKYQNVSSPLDLYPQAPSAAPGTGTGTGSAAKPIVSIFSCAARALDPPSPAPAPPISTLLPYTYAGGPSRAGLFHVRILERHPFTTQTFTPFAASASASATPSAAYLVIVAPTLPASPADSSLPAPAMGGKGRGLPDLRRLRAFVASPGQAVTYGAGTWHAPMVALGPPGSAVDFVVTQFASGVAVEDCQEVELAPEGEGEGVVVQVPERTPVAAKL, translated from the coding sequence atgccgccgccgacaaagctcacctcccccctctccctcgtcgtcaccgccgagcCCCTCGCCCGCGGCCCCTTCGCCCCCTTCGGCGACGTGATCGAGAACCCCCACCCGGACGTCCTCCCCTCCGCCACACTCCCCccggccgtctcggcctccttctccgccgtCCCCGCCAACCAGGGCACCGCCATCAAGTACCAGAACGTCTCCTCCCCGCTCGACCTCTACCCCCAGGCCCCGAGCGCCGCCCCCGGtaccggcaccggcaccggctcGGCCGCCAAGCCCATCGTGAGCATCTTCTCctgcgccgcccgcgccctcgaccccccctccccggccccggccccgccCATCtccaccctcctcccctaCACCTACGCCGGCGGGCCCTCCCGCGCCGGCCTCTTCCACGTCCGCATCCTCGAGCGCCACCCCTTCACAACCCAGACCTTCACCcccttcgccgcctccgcctccgcctccgccaccccctccgccgcctacctcgtcatcgtcgcgcCCACCCTCCCCGCCTCCCCCGCGGACTCCTCCCTGCCCGCCCCCGCCATGGGCGGTAAGGGCCGCGGCCTCCCGGACCTCAGGCGCCTCAGGGCCTTCGTCGCGTCCcccggccaggccgtcaCCTACGGCGCCGGCACGTGGCACGCGCCCATGGTCGCCCTGGGCCCCCCGGGCTCCGCCGTCGACTTCGTCGTGACCCAGTTCGCgagcggcgtcgccgtcgaggattgccaggaggtcgagctcgcgccggaaggcgagggcgagggcgtcgtggTCCAGGTTCCCGAGAGGACCCCTGTCGCCGCCAAGTTGTAA